The genomic segment TGGGTGCGAGTTAACCGGCCTGCGCCCCTGGGTGCGAGTTAACCGGCCTGCGCCCCTGGGTGCGAGTTAACCGGCCTGCGCCCCTGGGTGCGAGTTAACCGGCCTGCGCCCCTGGGTGCGAGTTAACCGGCCTGCGCCCCTGGGTGCGAGTTAACCGGCCTGCGCCCCTGGGTGCGAGTTAACCGGCCTGCGCCCCTGGGTGCGAGTTAACCGGCCTGCGCCCCTGGGTGCGAGTTAACCGGCCTGCGCCCCTGGGTGCGAGTTAACCGGCCTGCGCCCCTGGGTGCGAGTTAACCGGCCTGCGCCCCTGGGTGCGAGTTAACCGGCCTGCGCCCCTGGGTGCGAGTTAACCGGCCTGCGCCCCTGGGTGCGAGTTAACCGGCCTGCGCCCCTGGGTGCGAGTTAACCGGCCTGCGCCCCTGGGTGCGAGTTAACCGGCCTGCGCCCCTGGGTGCGAGTTAACCGGCCTGCGCCCCTGGGTGCGAGTTAACCGGCCTGCGCCCCTGGGTGCGAGTTAACCGGCCTGCGCCCCTGGGTGCGAGTTAACCGGCCTGCGCCCCTGGGTGCGAGTTAACCGGCCTGCGCCCCTGGGTGCGAGTTAACCGGCCTGCGCCCCTGGGTGCGAGTTAACCGGCCTGCGCCCCTGGGTGCGAGTTAACCGGCCTGCGCCCCTGGGTGCGAGTTAACCGGCCTGCGCCCCTGGGTGCGAGTTAACCGGCCTGCGCCCCTGGGTGCTGACAGCAATTGGAACATGTTCACTGGGTACTCTTAACACCACTTGCAATTCCCACTGGTTCCTGAGCCATTCAAAAGCAAACACCAAAACCAATGTACTCCTCCACCATCTTCATTGCTTATGTATGGCATTATGATAAAGTTTATGGTGAGAACAAAGACCTGTTCAATttttgggagggaggggaagcAGAGAAACCAATCTGGATGGGTTAACAAAGTGGTTTCTGATGGTGTTAACTTTTTTAGCCTTTCAATAAAGGGTGAAGCTTGGTTTGAAGGAAACATGAACCAATTACATCGTCACTAGTGGAGCTTgtgaggcagtgaattggatgtctTGTAATGACAGGATGGTAAAGTGCATTGCAGATGAACCTGTCTTTAAGGTTATGACATGTATGGATCAATGGATTCTCAAGTGCTAAAGGCCGGAAAATGTTTGCAGGGTCCAGACCGGAGGCTACAAAGGATCTGTGTTAAAGGTGGTCTTGCATGTGAACCTCTGAGGTTTGACATCAGATAATACAGAGTATTTTACGCTGGGTGTAAAAAGTTGTCAATCAaatggacttcctgtgtcaccacttGCAGGAAATCAGTTGCACTATTTCATTAGAATGCCTTTCCTGTGTTCATGTGACTCTTAACACCGGTGTGACAGAAACACCAAGCAAGTTCCACAAGTTCAGTGAAGAGATCTGTTGCTATAGTCTCTACAAACTCCAAATGATTACTTTGCATTGTTTTCAAATGTCCACGGTTTTCGTTGGAATTCTATCTGCAGCAGCTGGACAGGTGTGCATATATTTAAATCCATTAAAACACtggctttttaaaaattggagtAATGAGAGATTGCAGATGATTTTCAACTAGTACTTTGATATTTGTTGTTTGTAATAAACCTTCTAAAAATTCAAGTCATTTGGTGCTTTGTTTTAATAAATCATTTGGGATCCAGCCCCTGACTGTTTAACTGGAGGCTCTGCAGAGTCTATCAGGTTTTCTTAGAGATTTCTTTGCCCTGGCTTTGTTTGACCCAGGGTGGGATTAAGGTTCATGGAGTGTGGCCTCTCTGTCTTGTACTCTGACTGCAGATAAAGAACGGTTGGCCACTCCACTGCTGTTGGCTGAGCTCTGCTTTGTGCAGGAGTGTTTGCCCACAGTGGGATTTCCTCAAACTTGGTTGCATGAGTGTCAAGGAGGCTCACCTTGAGCCCATTTGTGGAGGGTGGCCCtggattcttaaaaaaaaaggcagctcCCGTCACTCTTGCATGTCTCCATTGCTTTCCTCATCACTGAGTGGGATCTCTGTCTCGGCTGGAGGTCCCAGAAGGTCTGAGCCCTCCTTGGATGCAGTTTGAGTTACCCTAGGCACTGACATGGGGCTAAGACTGTCGAACTTGCAGTCTTGGTTCATCAGAGGTGGCGGGTTGGGCGGATGGTGCTGTGGCTTGGCATGTAGCCgctttgcctgcaggaaaagtGCAGGGTCAGGCATTGGGTCCCAGCCAGGGAGATGCCTCTGCCGGCTAGAGTCTCTGCCCAGtgttttgttgccacaggtaatGCCAGCTGCTCTCGAGTGGAGTCTGTGGTTCTTTCTCAGCGCAATGGAGGTGTAAACTGGGGAGGTGGGGATGGCTTTATCAGAAGGCTTAACTGCAGGTCGGTCGGCTTGCCTGGGATTGCTCAGCTTCTGCCTCACACTGTGCAGCTGGAGGGAGAGCTGGGCCGCTGCTTCCGACTGCTTCTGCAGCTCAACGCTCAGCACGGCCATCCTGTGGGTCCGCCTCTTGAGCTCCTCCAGGAACAGCCTCTCCCTCCTCCGCAGACTCTCGTCCAGCGCTGAGATCAGGGCCTCCTTGCGGCACAGCTCCCTCTTCAGTGCTGCGTTCTGCAGCTCTTTCTCCCTGAGCCGGGCTTCGATTGGGTTACAGTCCTCCTTCTGCCTGCACTCATCTGCAAAGGAGAGGAGAGGTCGATACAAAGCTTTGGGGTGGGTTCCCAAACTGCTATGTGACCCTGGTTCTGCCTCCTGCCTTCCCAAGACCCATCATCAAGGAAGGAATGTAATAAAATGCCCAACAAAAAGTGCAGGAAGCCCATTACCCTGGTCACCACCTCTGCACTGATACATATAACCCTTAATGTTGTATATTCCTACTAAAACCTTCCAACATCATagcct from the Narcine bancroftii isolate sNarBan1 chromosome 14, sNarBan1.hap1, whole genome shotgun sequence genome contains:
- the ccdc92ba gene encoding coiled-coil domain-containing 92B, translated to METSSLERQLQSVLRNVAFLKGEHMDLLHGLHMEILQLQKRCSELTYELTSRTSKSGQSDECRQKEDCNPIEARLREKELQNAALKRELCRKEALISALDESLRRRERLFLEELKRRTHRMAVLSVELQKQSEAAAQLSLQLHSVRQKLSNPRQADRPAVKPSDKAIPTSPVYTSIALRKNHRLHSRAAGITCGNKTLGRDSSRQRHLPGWDPMPDPALFLQAKRLHAKPQHHPPNPPPLMNQDCKFDSLSPMSVPRVTQTASKEGSDLLGPPAETEIPLSDEESNGDMQE